Proteins encoded together in one Drosophila albomicans strain 15112-1751.03 chromosome 2R, ASM965048v2, whole genome shotgun sequence window:
- the LOC117575079 gene encoding integumentary mucin A.1 — translation MRASPILGLLICIAIIVNVAEAKPIFIKVFAPSSGYSYQAAPAPTLSPAGSQLISSIITQKLNLLDSFLRAKSSFGSFGITKTISFSGPTTTTTEKTVTEQTTEVNTDFIPDVSSSTQSVPTTTTTEDDPKTPQPTVHPLKPVTTTSTPVIPPVVTKSTTTTTEAYSVETTTSGYTYSTPSTDGYTYGTSSTEDHSLVTSTDGTHGYSYQTPTRNPSSNTISPYYLPSS, via the exons ATTCTGGGTTTGTTGATCTGCATTGCGATCATCGTGAATGTGGCTGAGGCGAAGCCAATCTTCATAAAGGTTTTTGCGCCAAGTAGTG GCTACTCCTATCAAGCAGCCCCAGCTCCCACACTCTCTCCTGCGGGCTCCCAATTGATCTCGAGTATAATCACTCAGAAGCTGAATCTTCTGGACAGTTTCCTGCGGGCAAAGTCATCTTTCGGCAGCTTTGGCATCACTAAAACCATCAGCTTCTCGGGTCCAACCACCACGACGACGGAGAAGACTGTCACGGAGCAGACCACAGAGGTAAACACTGATTTTATACCAGATGTTAGCTCCAGCACTCAATCTGTgcccaccacaacaacaacagaagacGACCCTAAAACGCCGCAGCCTACAGTACATCCCCTCAAGCCAGTCACAACCACGTCCACGCCAGTGATTCCCCCCGTGGTGACCAAGAGCACCACGACAACTACTGAGGCTTACAGCGTGGAGACAACAACCTCTGGATACACTTACTCAACGCCATCAACCGATGGATACACCTATGGAACTTCTTCAACCGAGGATCACTCGTTGGTGACTTCAACAGATGGCACACATGGATACTCATACCAGACCCCCACCCGCAACCCCAGTAGCAACACCATCAGCCCTTATTACTTGCCCTCTTCCTAA